In the Cheilinus undulatus linkage group 19, ASM1832078v1, whole genome shotgun sequence genome, one interval contains:
- the foxh1 gene encoding forkhead box protein H1, protein MISMTKHWPEPSHLALPSLPHLGEHHGHHLDFSRNAQQSSPHGGVTRSSSVQQWPQQQPAQMLPQQPPRLEKFAVRPEHLTSATTFMDKAVPPVSSCLNHQDANYKPESINRGAWDGEGDTSGTSGGKKKNYQRYPKPPYSYLAMIAMVIQRSPEKKLTLSEILKEISTLFPFFKGNYKGWRDSVRHNLSSYDCFVKVLKDPGKPQGKGNFWAVELSRVPLELLKRQNTAVSRQDETIFAQDLAPYILQGHKPESEPPPTPVTTLPAMPSRNPSPLQEDLFRPKLDSSFAIDSLLHSLRPPSASGDVDVSSRDCWGKLDRPRSPPPRPRYASSARSASASSASPASTSSSSSDEEWKGMPLSGKRVPLDGEAGSDGYEDYRPLNKSARRETVAPPWELPTSYAKYAPPNAVAPPSMRFNGGPLMPLHGGLPLYGYGSPPVAPGHFLSPAYWPILPNGRVSVQAPPLIMDLDNMLQSVPPNKSVFDVLVPSNQNSLSHHQPPSQYSLQNGPPLNRYPQY, encoded by the exons ATGATCAGCATGACAAAGCACTGGCCGGAGCCGAGCCACTTGGCACTGCCTTCACTGCCTCACCTCGGAGAGCATCACGGCCATCACCTTGACTTCAGCAGAAATGCTCAGCAGAGCTCTCCTCACGGCGGTGTAACACGGAGCAGCTCAGTCCAACAGTGGCCTCAGCAGCAGCCGGCCCAGATGCTTCCTCAGCAGCCTCCCCGCTTGGAGAAGTTTGCAGTGCGCCCCGAACACCTCACCAGTGCCACGACGTTCATGGATAAAGCCGTGCCGCCGGTCTCGTCGTGCCTCAATCATCAGGACGCAAACTATAAGCCGGAATCTATAAACCGGGGCGCTTGGGACGGCGAGGGGGATACAAGTGGCACAAGCGGGGGAAAGAAGAAGAACTATCAGCGGTATCCAAAACCTCCGTACTCCTACCTCGCTATGATAGCTATGGTCATCCAAAGGTCCCCAGAGAAGAAACTGACATTATCTGAG ATCCTGAAGGAGATCAGCACTCTTTTCCCGTTTTTCAAAGGAAACTATAAGGGCTGGAGAGATTCAGTGCGACACAACCTCTCCTCATATGACTGCTTTGTCAAG GTGCTGAAGGACCCAGGCAAGCCTCAGGGCAAGGGCAACTTCTGGGCGGTGGAGCTGAGCCGTGTTCCTCTAGAGCTGCTGAAGAGACAAAATACTGCTGTGTCACGCCAAGATGAGACCATCTTTGCCCAGGATCTGGCTCCCTACATCCTGCAGGGACACAAGCCAGAATCAGAACCACCTCCCACCCCTGTCACCACCCTCCCTGCGATGCCCTCGAGGAACCCCTCCCCACTGCAGGAGGATTTGTTCCGACCCAAACTGGACTCCTCCTTCGCCATTGACTCTTTGCTTCACAGCCTGCGACCGCCAAGTGCCTCTGGAGATGTGGATGTGTCTTCTAGAGACTGCTGGGGCAAGCTTGACCGACCTCGTTCACCACCACCTCGCCCCCGCTATGCCTCCTCTGCCCGTAGTGCCTCGGCCAGCTCTGCCAGCCCGGCTTccacctcttcctcttcttctgacGAGGAATGGAAAGGCATGCCTCTGTCTGGGAAGCGAGTTCCTCTTGATGGCGAAGCTGGGTCAGATGGTTACGAGGACTACAGACCTCTTAACAAATCAGCCCGACGGGAGACTGTTGCACCACCATGGGAGCTTCCCACCTCCTACGCAAAATACGCTCCCCCTAATGCTGTTGCACCACCCAGCATGAGGTTCAACGGAGGCCCTCTGATGCCCCTACATGGCGGACTTCCTCTGTATGGTTATGGCAGCCCTCCTGTTGCACCTGGTCACTTTTTAAGCCCTGCTTATTGGCCCATTCTCCCCAATGGACGGGTTTCTGTGCAAGCCCCACCCCTCATCATGGACTTGGACAACATGTTACAATCAGTTCCCCCAAATAAAAGTGTCTTTGATGTATTGGTGCCAAGCAATCAGAACTCTCTCTCACATCATCAACCACCCAGTCAGTACTCCCTGCAGAACGGACCTCCGCTTAACAGATACCCTCAGTACTGA